One genomic window of Desulfurococcus mucosus DSM 2162 includes the following:
- the aspS gene encoding aspartate--tRNA(Asn) ligase — translation MGLKRICGWIIRKKAIGRVVIIEVSSDRVKPYVVVLKEEREPELYAVGKELDVGTALCFEGEEAQEQKSVRGIEYVARKIEVYAKPIEPLPVDTMGKVPALLDTRIKYRWLLVRNPVEKAIFRVRSAMLAAAREYLSSNGFTEVQTPKIVAAGAEGGATLFRVQYFENEAYLSQSPQLFKQMLMAGFTRVYEITPYFRAEKYNTTRHLNESWGIDVEQGFINSLEDVLNTLENLVAYIIDYVSRNNAEELEVLGVNLRKPSTPFKRLRFQEAVDILRSEGIEVSDTEDLSDQAEKKLGEIMAEKGHDLYFIVGFPWSSTGFYYMREENGVYTRKFDLDYRGLEIASGGQREHRYERLVEALREKGLNPASFDFYLEAFKYGMPPHGGFGLGVERLLMRMLGLENVREAILFVRDRVRLVP, via the coding sequence ATGGGTTTGAAAAGGATCTGCGGGTGGATCATTAGGAAGAAGGCTATCGGCAGAGTAGTCATCATTGAGGTGAGTAGTGACAGAGTAAAACCCTATGTCGTAGTGTTGAAGGAGGAAAGAGAGCCGGAACTATATGCTGTGGGAAAGGAGCTCGACGTAGGCACAGCATTATGCTTCGAGGGCGAGGAGGCACAAGAACAGAAGAGTGTCAGGGGGATAGAATATGTTGCCAGAAAGATAGAGGTCTATGCAAAACCCATTGAACCCCTCCCCGTTGACACCATGGGCAAGGTGCCGGCACTGCTCGACACAAGGATAAAGTACCGCTGGCTTCTCGTCAGAAACCCCGTTGAGAAAGCCATCTTCAGGGTGAGAAGCGCGATGCTAGCCGCGGCAAGAGAGTACCTGTCGTCCAACGGGTTTACCGAGGTGCAGACACCGAAGATAGTTGCAGCGGGTGCCGAGGGCGGTGCAACCCTCTTCAGGGTTCAATACTTCGAGAACGAAGCCTACTTGAGTCAAAGCCCCCAGTTATTCAAGCAGATGTTAATGGCCGGCTTCACAAGGGTCTATGAGATTACACCCTACTTCAGGGCCGAGAAGTACAATACCACCAGGCACCTGAACGAGTCATGGGGTATAGATGTAGAGCAGGGCTTCATAAACAGCTTGGAGGACGTCTTAAACACCCTTGAAAACCTTGTAGCTTACATCATAGACTATGTTTCAAGGAACAATGCTGAAGAGCTAGAAGTGCTCGGCGTCAACCTTAGAAAACCGTCCACCCCCTTCAAAAGGCTGAGGTTCCAGGAAGCCGTAGACATACTTAGAAGCGAGGGAATCGAGGTCTCGGACACGGAAGACCTAAGCGATCAAGCCGAGAAGAAGCTGGGGGAGATAATGGCTGAGAAAGGACACGACCTCTACTTCATAGTAGGCTTCCCATGGTCTTCAACAGGCTTCTACTACATGAGAGAGGAGAATGGGGTCTACACGAGGAAGTTCGACCTTGATTACAGGGGACTGGAGATAGCTAGCGGAGGGCAGAGGGAGCACAGGTATGAGAGGCTTGTAGAAGCCCTGAGGGAGAAGGGCTTGAACCCAGCTAGCTTCGACTTCTACCTCGAGGCATTCAAGTACGGTATGCCACCGCATGGTGGCTTCGGGCTCGGTGTTGAAAGACTACTGATGAGGATGCTTGGATTGGAAAACGTGAGGGAGGCCATACTCTTCGTCAGGGATCGTGTAAGGCTGGTTCCCTGA
- a CDS encoding helix-turn-helix transcriptional regulator, which yields MPRAYTRLVKKLTVENLWLYIVKILLDEGKPLKAYDVKVRLRERFGIDPPAVTVYTVIYRMSRDGILARRQEGEETVYSVTERGVDAFRKALLFLEEVVSKLKI from the coding sequence ATGCCTAGAGCGTACACCCGGCTCGTAAAAAAGCTCACCGTGGAAAACCTATGGCTCTACATAGTGAAAATACTACTGGACGAGGGGAAACCCCTGAAGGCCTATGATGTAAAAGTCAGGCTCAGAGAGAGATTCGGCATAGATCCTCCAGCTGTAACAGTGTACACCGTCATATACAGGATGAGCCGGGATGGAATCCTAGCTAGGAGGCAGGAGGGTGAGGAAACCGTGTACTCCGTGACTGAGAGAGGGGTAGACGCGTTTAGGAAAGCCCTTCTTTTCCTCGAGGAGGTGGTTAGCAAGCTCAAGATATGA
- a CDS encoding inositol-3-phosphate synthase, translated as MIHVAIIGQGLVALHFEVGLEKLKNNEIPDYGVPLRNWLPYKYDDIEIVASYDVDESKVGKTVYELAKRDYPGNHIPGSLKDIVVSRGIHLNSMKGLPFKARGREEDKGIEAAINELVDEWRSLNIDVLINIMTTEPVEPVGNAGEIERRALNGDLTASQTYAYAATLYSAKYRPVAFVNAIPSPIANDPGFIKLCSERRCVVFGDDGSTGATPFTADLLEHMYERNRKVIDIAQFNIGGNTDFLALNLPERNIMKKKTKSAIVEDILGYDAPNYIRPTGYLEPLGDKKFVAMIVEYYSFGEFKDEFYVVMRINDSPALAGLLVDLSRIGRIALDRQAYGSIYEVNAFYMKRPGPPGSKAVSKYHAFQGLLNWLGISDPRMQQARR; from the coding sequence GTGATCCATGTAGCTATAATAGGTCAAGGCCTGGTTGCACTGCACTTCGAGGTAGGATTGGAGAAGCTGAAGAATAATGAAATACCAGACTACGGGGTCCCATTGAGGAATTGGCTCCCCTATAAATACGACGATATAGAGATAGTCGCATCATACGATGTAGATGAATCTAAGGTTGGGAAAACAGTATACGAGCTGGCTAAGAGGGATTATCCAGGTAACCATATACCGGGCTCGCTGAAGGACATAGTTGTAAGCAGGGGCATCCACCTGAACAGCATGAAGGGGCTCCCGTTTAAGGCCAGGGGGAGAGAAGAAGACAAGGGTATTGAGGCAGCAATCAACGAGCTGGTGGATGAGTGGAGGAGCCTCAACATAGATGTATTGATAAACATCATGACCACCGAGCCCGTTGAGCCCGTTGGAAACGCTGGTGAAATAGAGAGGAGAGCCCTAAACGGTGATCTAACGGCTAGCCAGACCTATGCCTATGCAGCAACACTCTACTCCGCTAAGTACAGGCCTGTTGCATTCGTCAACGCTATACCATCCCCTATAGCCAATGACCCAGGCTTCATCAAGCTCTGCAGTGAACGGAGATGCGTTGTGTTCGGTGACGATGGCTCCACCGGTGCCACACCATTCACAGCCGACCTGCTTGAACACATGTATGAGAGGAATAGGAAGGTTATCGATATAGCACAGTTCAACATAGGAGGTAACACAGACTTCCTCGCATTAAACCTGCCGGAGAGAAACATCATGAAGAAGAAGACTAAGAGTGCAATAGTTGAAGACATACTGGGTTATGACGCACCGAACTATATTAGGCCAACCGGTTACCTAGAGCCCCTCGGAGACAAGAAGTTCGTTGCCATGATAGTTGAATACTATAGCTTCGGCGAGTTCAAAGACGAATTCTACGTGGTTATGAGGATAAATGACAGCCCGGCTCTAGCAGGCCTACTGGTCGACTTAAGTAGAATAGGGAGGATAGCTCTCGATAGACAGGCGTATGGCTCAATCTACGAGGTCAACGCCTTCTACATGAAGAGGCCGGGTCCCCCAGGGTCAAAGGCCGTGTCGAAGTACCATGCATTCCAAGGGTTGCTCAACTGGCTTGGAATAAGCGATCCAAGGATGCAGCAAGCTAGAAGATAA
- a CDS encoding adenylate kinase gives MRIVLIGAPGAGKGTYAQIIRDKYCIPHISTGDILREEIAKGSELGLKVKSYVERGLLVPDEIVIEVVKRRLEQPDAANGFVLDGFPRTLEQAKALDRMTRVDAVIHLVISEEVAVKRLSGRRICPVCNRVYNIYYEPKPREDEKCDYDGAQLVRRPDDEPDVVRNRYKVFYETFAPIIDYYKKTGRLIEVDSNRSVREVYPALEETLRRDGILKLKPCREESRTG, from the coding sequence TTGAGGATAGTATTGATAGGTGCACCTGGAGCTGGAAAAGGCACTTATGCCCAGATCATTAGGGACAAGTACTGCATCCCCCATATATCTACGGGGGACATTCTCAGGGAGGAAATAGCTAAAGGCTCCGAGCTTGGGTTGAAGGTTAAGTCATACGTGGAGAGAGGGCTCCTGGTTCCAGACGAGATCGTGATAGAGGTTGTAAAGAGGAGGCTGGAGCAACCGGACGCAGCCAACGGCTTTGTGCTCGACGGCTTCCCGAGAACCCTCGAGCAAGCCAAGGCACTCGACAGGATGACGCGTGTCGACGCAGTAATACACTTAGTGATCTCCGAGGAAGTAGCTGTGAAAAGGCTGAGTGGTAGGAGGATATGCCCTGTATGCAACAGGGTTTACAACATATATTACGAGCCCAAGCCGCGTGAAGATGAGAAATGCGACTACGACGGTGCCCAGCTGGTTAGGAGGCCTGATGACGAGCCGGATGTTGTGAGGAACAGGTATAAAGTGTTCTACGAGACCTTCGCACCCATAATAGATTACTACAAGAAGACGGGGAGACTAATAGAGGTTGACTCCAATAGGTCGGTTAGAGAGGTGTATCCGGCGCTCGAGGAAACCCTTAGAAGGGATGGTATTCTCAAGTTGAAGCCGTGTAGGGAGGAGAGCAGGACAGGGTAG
- a CDS encoding Lrp/AsnC family transcriptional regulator has translation MNKGLENDGLELTRKLVENPRISIRRLANELGVSYIALRDRLRKLSHKGLISFTLSVSPLLAGSVAAVVRVHGHRVDDMLSKASRCNRVIAGLKMGEGEAVLVIYGRDKGDIVSVIDVLRNNVDGDVEVDIEYGRLPLDFKVQIRNPHPDCNNTYCNSCLPLLRNRNGGRNT, from the coding sequence GTGAACAAGGGCTTGGAAAACGATGGCCTAGAGCTGACGCGGAAACTTGTTGAGAACCCGAGGATAAGTATAAGGAGGCTTGCAAACGAGCTAGGCGTCAGCTACATCGCCCTGAGGGACAGGCTTAGAAAACTATCACATAAGGGATTGATAAGCTTCACTCTCTCAGTATCCCCGCTTCTAGCCGGGTCGGTTGCAGCAGTCGTCAGGGTACATGGTCATAGAGTGGACGACATGCTCTCAAAGGCATCGAGGTGCAACAGGGTTATAGCGGGATTGAAGATGGGTGAGGGAGAAGCAGTACTCGTGATCTACGGGAGGGATAAAGGCGACATAGTATCCGTCATAGACGTGTTAAGGAACAATGTGGACGGCGACGTCGAGGTCGACATAGAGTATGGTAGATTGCCCCTGGATTTCAAGGTGCAGATAAGGAATCCGCACCCAGACTGCAACAATACCTACTGTAATAGCTGCCTTCCTCTGCTCAGAAACAGGAATGGAGGCAGAAACACGTAG
- a CDS encoding aldo/keto reductase, with translation MYEFTEWKIIGSDRVSAIGLGTYGIRNYEKAFEAFTYALTHGVNLVDTAEMYDTGRAEEFVGRVVKAVGRDGVFITTKMLPNRLEDRESIVKAAEEALRRLGVSYVDLYLIHWPNERLPISVQVRNFEVLAERGLTRYIGVSNFEPAMLREAIESTGRHEIVVNQVHYSVINRHYVEKELLPFCIERKITLQAYTPLERGSVVINSAVKKMAEKYGKTPVQVALNYLISHSNVVAIPKAENMVHVKEILGSIGWWMRVEDLEYLRKYA, from the coding sequence ATGTACGAGTTCACCGAGTGGAAAATCATAGGCTCAGACCGCGTCTCAGCCATAGGGCTCGGTACATACGGCATCAGGAATTATGAGAAAGCATTTGAAGCCTTTACATACGCCTTAACCCACGGGGTTAACCTTGTTGACACAGCTGAAATGTATGACACTGGGAGAGCCGAGGAATTCGTGGGCAGGGTTGTAAAGGCGGTTGGCAGAGACGGGGTCTTCATAACCACCAAGATGCTGCCCAACAGGCTTGAGGACAGGGAGAGCATTGTGAAGGCAGCTGAGGAGGCGTTGAGGAGACTGGGAGTGTCCTACGTGGATCTCTACCTGATCCATTGGCCTAATGAAAGACTCCCCATAAGTGTCCAGGTAAGGAACTTCGAGGTGCTCGCAGAGAGAGGGTTGACTCGATACATTGGTGTAAGCAACTTTGAGCCAGCTATGTTGAGGGAGGCGATAGAGTCAACGGGTAGGCACGAGATCGTTGTAAACCAAGTGCACTATAGTGTGATAAATAGACACTACGTGGAGAAGGAGCTTCTACCGTTCTGCATTGAAAGGAAAATCACCCTCCAGGCGTACACCCCGCTTGAAAGGGGGAGTGTAGTGATAAATAGCGCGGTGAAGAAAATGGCTGAGAAATACGGGAAGACCCCTGTCCAGGTAGCATTAAACTACCTGATAAGCCACTCCAATGTTGTTGCAATACCGAAGGCGGAGAACATGGTGCATGTAAAGGAGATACTGGGCTCCATAGGCTGGTGGATGAGGGTCGAGGACCTAGAGTACTTGAGAAAGTATGCGTAG
- a CDS encoding YkgJ family cysteine cluster protein has translation MERVVSKGERVRYRCIRSGTCCRSGPNVALTAFDICRIARFLNTEWRGLRGRFIYVVIADQIPIPVLRGISDRCVFLKTENSVPSCSIYPARPMRCRLFPFIPVSPSIRDKMYVSRICPGVGVGEESEPPWGDLEKFSDESTTHYKLLYEYIFNKGYEPLQALEAVIDEVCSRTAW, from the coding sequence TTGGAGCGCGTTGTCTCAAAGGGTGAAAGGGTAAGGTACAGGTGTATTAGAAGCGGTACGTGTTGTAGGAGCGGGCCTAATGTGGCTTTAACGGCTTTCGATATATGTAGGATCGCTAGGTTCCTGAACACTGAGTGGAGGGGCCTCAGAGGTAGATTCATATATGTTGTCATAGCGGATCAAATCCCGATACCGGTTCTACGGGGGATCAGTGATAGATGCGTGTTCCTTAAGACCGAGAACAGTGTACCGTCATGCAGTATTTACCCAGCGAGACCCATGAGATGCAGGCTATTCCCCTTCATACCTGTCTCCCCATCTATAAGGGATAAAATGTATGTGTCGAGAATATGCCCCGGCGTAGGCGTCGGCGAGGAGTCTGAGCCACCCTGGGGCGACCTAGAGAAGTTCAGCGATGAGTCGACAACTCATTACAAGCTCCTCTACGAGTACATCTTCAACAAGGGCTATGAGCCCCTCCAAGCACTGGAAGCAGTCATAGATGAAGTATGCTCTCGTACCGCGTGGTGA
- a CDS encoding helix-turn-helix transcriptional regulator has protein sequence MVLTMRSIVFILVLLVLLFTLAYPSPAYGLPAGITSVEYIVFYDPTEGVGTLRVTVSMTPDASQQAFSIPDLPVKVFSDASLELLNYTGYPATGYLLVEYNDTTGYASITAVNVSSVTMYFSVSNLTEEVSVGSYTATLDLTEYSGSGISPSVEMYLLGVYNATVDSYPRAADYSIQVANNMTIIKASSPAVYFIVLTVPITTPGVPPAPAQPINLLIVALVIAAVSAVAIILYLILRRPKSIGGVEPADVLNDPVSRSIIRILGEAGGEGLTQAEITNRTGAPKSSVSRRIKRLEEEGYIAVDRTGKYNYLKLTDKGVEAYRKIAGKK, from the coding sequence ATGGTTTTAACCATGAGGAGCATAGTGTTTATCCTGGTTCTCCTGGTACTGTTATTTACCCTCGCTTACCCGTCTCCTGCATACGGGCTGCCAGCGGGAATCACAAGCGTTGAGTACATAGTCTTCTACGATCCCACCGAAGGAGTAGGTACACTCAGAGTAACTGTTTCAATGACCCCGGATGCCAGTCAGCAGGCATTCAGCATCCCAGACCTACCTGTGAAGGTTTTCAGTGATGCATCCCTGGAGCTGTTGAACTACACGGGTTACCCGGCAACAGGCTACCTGCTAGTCGAGTACAATGATACCACTGGCTACGCCTCGATAACAGCTGTCAACGTATCCTCAGTAACCATGTATTTCTCTGTCAGCAACTTAACCGAGGAAGTCTCAGTGGGCTCCTACACTGCGACACTCGACTTAACTGAGTACAGTGGTAGCGGTATAAGTCCCTCAGTGGAGATGTACCTGCTAGGAGTATACAACGCCACAGTGGACTCCTACCCCAGGGCCGCTGACTACAGTATCCAAGTAGCCAATAACATGACGATCATCAAAGCGTCTTCACCAGCAGTGTACTTCATAGTGCTCACGGTACCGATCACCACTCCTGGAGTACCCCCGGCCCCAGCCCAACCCATCAACTTGCTTATAGTCGCCCTGGTAATTGCAGCCGTGTCAGCTGTCGCAATAATACTCTACCTGATACTGAGAAGGCCTAAGAGCATAGGGGGCGTGGAGCCCGCGGATGTGCTCAACGACCCGGTTTCAAGAAGCATTATACGGATCCTTGGGGAGGCTGGCGGGGAAGGCTTAACGCAGGCTGAAATAACCAATAGAACCGGGGCACCCAAGTCAAGCGTCAGCAGGAGGATCAAGAGGCTTGAGGAAGAAGGATATATCGCTGTCGACCGAACCGGTAAATACAACTACCTGAAGCTAACGGATAAGGGTGTGGAGGCATACAGGAAGATAGCGGGGAAGAAGTAG
- a CDS encoding DNA primase, whose amino-acid sequence MGYLNLVKYPFVARPSDLGLPDEAGFSIVIDSLSDRLREVFPIVFRSIVHAEMRIDPRVFIDDAESVACYRLLLAVAKAIGDRRLVNRVALAYAKTAGKSLMEEEDSVLISLSSRIGLHLEYLENPPTLPVFGESTGRKRVKGFFTPLNYSLPWAEYAGIVSGRLSQDPSYSLENNVVEGGKVYMDKRTVVRVLEEAITGYIVSDASVGIGTLGIDLGFFLEEARKILSEAGWFKTLRVEQGYGKAGEVAPEKFPPCILRIIGIIESGGNPSHEERFNLAAFLANIGLDVDSILEYFRKTPDFNEKIARYQIEHISGVRGSGKKYMPYSCEKMKSMGICPVEGKCKGGRNPLAVYRYNLRSARPGSIHGTSQQAS is encoded by the coding sequence ATGGGGTACCTGAACCTTGTAAAGTACCCTTTTGTCGCGAGGCCCAGTGACCTTGGGCTACCTGATGAGGCAGGTTTCTCCATAGTGATAGACTCCCTGAGCGATAGGCTTCGCGAGGTTTTCCCAATAGTCTTCAGGAGCATAGTTCATGCAGAGATGAGGATTGATCCACGTGTCTTCATAGATGATGCTGAAAGCGTTGCCTGCTACAGGCTTTTACTCGCCGTGGCGAAGGCCATCGGCGACAGGAGACTGGTTAACAGGGTGGCACTGGCATACGCTAAAACCGCTGGGAAAAGCCTCATGGAGGAAGAGGACTCTGTATTGATCTCGCTGTCGAGCAGGATAGGCCTTCACCTGGAGTATCTTGAGAACCCGCCAACCCTACCCGTCTTCGGGGAGTCCACGGGGAGGAAGCGGGTTAAAGGCTTCTTCACCCCGCTCAACTACTCTCTCCCATGGGCTGAGTATGCTGGGATAGTCTCCGGGAGGCTGTCCCAGGATCCATCGTACAGTCTCGAAAACAATGTGGTGGAAGGTGGAAAAGTATACATGGATAAGAGGACCGTGGTAAGGGTGCTCGAGGAAGCCATCACCGGCTACATCGTGTCTGATGCATCCGTTGGCATAGGTACACTTGGAATAGACCTAGGCTTCTTCCTGGAGGAAGCGAGAAAAATACTCTCGGAGGCAGGGTGGTTTAAAACCCTCCGGGTTGAACAAGGGTATGGTAAGGCTGGAGAAGTGGCCCCGGAGAAGTTTCCTCCATGCATCCTGAGAATAATTGGGATCATAGAGTCAGGGGGAAACCCGAGCCATGAGGAGAGATTCAACCTAGCTGCATTCCTAGCCAACATAGGGCTCGACGTCGACTCCATTCTAGAATACTTTAGAAAAACCCCGGACTTCAATGAGAAGATAGCTAGGTATCAAATAGAGCACATATCTGGTGTAAGGGGTAGCGGTAAGAAGTACATGCCCTACAGTTGCGAGAAGATGAAATCCATGGGGATATGCCCGGTGGAAGGGAAGTGTAAGGGGGGAAGGAACCCCTTGGCGGTATATAGGTATAACCTGAGGTCTGCCCGCCCCGGATCAATCCATGGTACCTCCCAACAAGCCAGCTGA
- a CDS encoding GNAT family N-acetyltransferase, with the protein MCADEYQVSHTSTVIYARLPDGSKAYIKYSVEGGVMKLISTYTPPQFRGRGIAGRLMEYALKLARENNWLVEPICSYAVYYFMKNPGVRDVLLEKYRGLTEEEWKRFYEEALAREKNSEGKS; encoded by the coding sequence ATGTGTGCAGATGAATACCAGGTCTCGCACACGTCAACCGTGATATATGCCAGGCTGCCCGATGGAAGCAAGGCTTACATAAAGTACAGTGTTGAAGGCGGCGTCATGAAGCTTATATCAACGTATACACCGCCACAGTTCAGGGGTAGGGGGATAGCCGGGAGACTCATGGAGTACGCGTTGAAGCTGGCCAGGGAGAACAATTGGCTTGTTGAGCCGATATGTAGTTACGCAGTATACTACTTCATGAAGAACCCCGGCGTGAGAGATGTACTGCTAGAGAAGTACAGGGGGTTAACGGAGGAGGAGTGGAAGAGGTTCTACGAGGAGGCCCTTGCGAGGGAGAAAAATAGTGAGGGTAAGAGTTAA
- a CDS encoding MoaD/ThiS family protein, producing MRVRVKYMLWLESKTGLREEVVEVGDNCRLRDLVKMLGERHTALSRLIGELLHGESGIIVLHNSRTPEEGMDTPLRDMDEVVLMPPVSGG from the coding sequence GTGAGGGTAAGAGTTAAGTACATGCTGTGGCTGGAGAGTAAAACCGGTTTGAGGGAAGAAGTCGTTGAGGTAGGCGACAACTGCAGGCTCCGAGACCTCGTGAAAATGCTTGGAGAGAGGCATACCGCATTATCCAGGCTCATCGGTGAACTCTTACATGGTGAGTCAGGGATAATAGTCCTCCACAACTCTAGGACGCCTGAGGAGGGAATGGACACCCCTTTAAGAGACATGGATGAAGTAGTCTTGATGCCCCCGGTTTCAGGGGGGTGA
- a CDS encoding 50S ribosomal protein L44e produces MKIPKVIVTYCPRCRTHTEHSVTIYKHGKRRSLAEGERRYARKKKGYGSKRKPEQKRFAKVTKKTVLKLKCQKCGYTIHREGIRLKKAELAEVGK; encoded by the coding sequence TTGAAGATACCAAAGGTTATTGTGACGTATTGCCCCAGGTGTAGAACGCACACTGAGCACAGCGTCACAATATACAAGCATGGGAAAAGGAGGAGTTTAGCTGAGGGAGAGAGAAGGTACGCGAGGAAGAAGAAGGGCTATGGTTCAAAGAGGAAGCCTGAGCAAAAACGGTTTGCGAAGGTGACGAAGAAAACAGTGTTAAAGCTTAAGTGTCAGAAATGCGGCTACACGATCCACAGGGAGGGCATAAGGCTCAAGAAGGCTGAGCTGGCTGAGGTGGGTAAGTAG
- a CDS encoding 30S ribosomal protein S27e has product MKKKRILIPAPRSRFYKVICKVCGAENVVFSHASFPARCKVCGTQLVQPTGGKARILKDKAEIVAELG; this is encoded by the coding sequence GTGAAGAAGAAGAGAATACTGATACCGGCTCCCAGAAGCAGGTTTTACAAGGTTATATGCAAAGTCTGCGGTGCTGAAAACGTGGTTTTCAGCCATGCATCTTTCCCAGCCCGTTGCAAGGTGTGTGGAACACAGCTTGTCCAGCCGACCGGTGGAAAGGCCAGGATACTTAAGGATAAGGCTGAGATAGTGGCTGAGCTAGGCTAG
- a CDS encoding transcriptional regulator: protein MGRDQLVGWGLLALSVVVVVVYAYILFLTPYSSLLIQITLMVAVAGVFGILGWIGYTLATTPPPKPIEEIEKEIEAELKKLEENTGKDNASESKPSA from the coding sequence ATGGGCAGGGATCAATTGGTTGGATGGGGCTTACTCGCATTATCAGTAGTAGTCGTAGTGGTCTACGCGTACATCCTGTTCCTGACACCCTACTCAAGCCTACTCATACAGATAACATTAATGGTGGCTGTCGCCGGGGTCTTCGGGATCCTGGGTTGGATAGGGTACACACTGGCTACAACGCCTCCACCAAAACCCATTGAGGAGATAGAGAAGGAGATAGAGGCAGAGCTGAAAAAACTCGAGGAGAACACCGGCAAGGATAACGCGAGCGAGAGTAAGCCATCAGCGTAA
- a CDS encoding TRM11 family SAM-dependent methyltransferase, protein MREVTVGEYLDFVSRNRRIIVGGQEVDLSPIEVRRLEPSADELTDVSTTIWSFPKRGSWATHRGDYRGNWPPQMARALILGYTEPGEIVLDPMAGSGTTCIEAVLLGRKCIAVDINYNAVMLTHHRLYYLVNALRKQGALPGLDAGGEGTGVQGYRVFHGDARRLDEIRDNTVDLVATHPPYFNIIGYGGNVDGDLSNARTLEEYLEWLREVAGEIYRVLKPGRYCGILIGDTRVHGHYVPITHYALEVFLDAGFILKEEVIKIQHKMKTTREVWNRLRKRNFLLIYHEKLFVFRKPGVGEDTGKLRYSMKLPVVKLMV, encoded by the coding sequence ATGAGGGAGGTAACTGTTGGAGAATACCTGGATTTCGTTTCAAGGAACAGGAGAATCATTGTTGGAGGCCAAGAAGTTGATCTTAGCCCGATTGAGGTTAGAAGGCTTGAGCCCTCCGCGGATGAGCTAACCGATGTTTCCACAACCATATGGAGTTTCCCTAAGAGGGGTTCCTGGGCCACTCACAGAGGTGACTACAGGGGTAATTGGCCTCCCCAGATGGCTAGGGCACTCATATTAGGCTATACGGAGCCAGGCGAGATTGTTCTAGACCCCATGGCTGGCTCCGGGACCACATGCATAGAGGCAGTCCTCCTCGGGAGAAAATGCATAGCTGTCGACATAAACTATAACGCTGTCATGCTAACCCATCACAGACTCTACTATCTTGTCAACGCGCTGAGAAAACAGGGAGCCTTGCCCGGCTTAGATGCTGGGGGAGAAGGCACTGGTGTACAGGGATACAGGGTTTTCCACGGTGATGCTAGGAGGCTTGATGAGATAAGAGATAACACGGTGGACCTGGTTGCCACTCACCCACCGTATTTCAACATAATAGGGTATGGAGGCAATGTAGACGGGGATCTCTCCAATGCTAGAACGCTTGAAGAATACCTGGAGTGGCTCAGGGAGGTGGCTGGGGAAATATACAGGGTTCTTAAGCCAGGCAGGTACTGTGGGATCCTCATCGGCGACACAAGGGTGCACGGACACTATGTTCCGATAACACATTACGCCCTGGAAGTCTTCCTGGACGCGGGCTTCATACTGAAGGAGGAGGTCATAAAGATCCAGCACAAGATGAAGACAACTAGGGAAGTTTGGAACAGGCTGAGGAAGAGAAACTTCCTCTTGATCTACCATGAGAAGCTATTCGTATTCAGGAAGCCAGGCGTGGGGGAGGACACGGGAAAACTTAGGTACAGTATGAAGCTCCCTGTGGTTAAACTAATGGTTTAA